A genomic window from Lotus japonicus ecotype B-129 chromosome 1, LjGifu_v1.2 includes:
- the LOC130728245 gene encoding serine/threonine-protein kinase BSK3-like isoform X1, translating into MGINCSTLLPCCVDSEVKSSVLEVPNAENEDRIEANDGPAFCEFTLNQLNNATSGFAVENIVSEHGEKAPNVVYKGKLDNQMRIVVKRFNRNAWPDARQFLEEARSVGLLRNQRLANLLGCCCEDDERLLVAEYMPNETLAKHLFHWETQPMKWAMRLRVVLHLAEALEYCTSQGRALYHDLNAYRVLFDEDGNPRLSTFGLMKNSRDGKSYSTNLAFTPPEYLRTGRVTPESVIYSFGTLLLDLLSGKHIPPSHALDLIRDRNLQMLTDSCLEGQFSDDDGTELVRLASRCLQYEPRERPNTKSIVAALTPLQKETEVPSQLLMGIQHSAATVASLSPLGEACSRKDLTAIHEVLEHLGYKDDDGVANELSFQMWTNQIQDTLNSKKTGDAAFQQKDFRLAIESYTQFIDIGTMVSPTVHARRSLCYLMSDMPQEALNDAMQAQVISPVWHIASYLQSVALAGLGMENEAQSALVEGTTLEAKRNTPRK; encoded by the exons ATGGGGATCAACTGCTCCACACTCTTGCCTTGTTGCGTGGATTCCGAAGTTAAGTCATCTGTTCTTGAAGTTCCGAATGCTG AAAATGAGGATAGAATTGAGGCAAATGATGGGCCTGCATTTTGTGAATTTACACTGAATCAACTTAATAATGCAACATCTGGTTTTGCTGTTGAGAATATAGTATCTGAACATGGAGAGAAGGCTCCTAATGTTGTTTATAAAGGGAAGCTGGATAATCAAATGAGGATTGTTGTTAAACGGTTTAATAGAAATGCTTGGCCTGATGCTCGGCAGTTTTTG GAGGAAGCTAGATCAGTTGGTCTACTTCGAAACCAAAGATTGGCAAATTTGCTTGGTTGTTGTTGCGAAGATGATGAGAGGTTGCTTGTAGCTGAATATATGCCCAATGAAACACTTGCAAAACACCTTTTCCATT GGGAAACACAACCTATGAAATGGGCAATGCGACTCAGAGTTGTTCTACATCTTGCAGAAGCTCTTGAATACTGCACAAGCCAAGGGCGTGCCCTCTATCATGACCTTAATGCATATAGAGTTCTATTTGATGAG GATGGTAATCCCAGGCTTTCGACTTTTGGCCTTATGAAGAATAGTAGGGACGGGAAAAGTTATAGCACAAATTTGGCATTTACTCCTCCAGAGTATCTCAGAACTG GGAGAGTTACTCCAGAAAGTGTAATATATAGCTTTGGCACTCTTTTGCTTGATCTTCTTAGTGGGAAGCATATCCCCCCCAGTCAT GCCCTTGATTTGATTCGGGACAGAAATCTTCAGATGCTAACAGATTCTTGTTTGGAAGGACAATtttctgatgatgatggaaCAGAGTTGGTGCGCTTGGCATCTCGATGTTTACAGTATGAACCTAGAGAACGACCTAATACAAAGTCAATAGTGGCTGCTTTGACTCCACTTCAGAAAGAAACAGAG gTTCCTTCACAGTTATTGATGGGTATCCAACATAGTGCTGCTACTGTTGCTTCATTGTCACCCCTTGGGGAAGCATGTTCAAGAAAGGACTTGACTGCCATACATGAAGTTCTCGAACATCTTGGCTACAAAGATGATGATGGAGTGGCAAATGAG CTATCCTTCCAGATGTGGACTAATCAAATACAGGACACACTAAACAGTAAGAAAACCGGGGACGCTGCTTTCCAGCAGAAAGACTTTAGACTAGCTATTGAGAGCTACACGCAG TTCATTGATATTGGAACAATGGTTTCTCCAACTGTCCATGCTCGGCGCAGTTTGTGTTACCTCATGAGTGACATGCCCCAGGAAGCATTGAATGATGCAATGCAAGCACAAGTGATTTCCCCTGTATGGCACATTGCATCTTATCTTCAATCTGTTGCGCTGGCTGGACTCGGAATGGAGAATGAAGCACAATCTGCACTTGTAGAAGGAACAACACTGGAAGCCAAGCGAAATACGCCGCGAAAGTAA
- the LOC130732313 gene encoding uncharacterized protein LOC130732313 has translation MLKMQAQDPLEEVDLGDGTKKRPTYVSSLIDSGFKNRIVSLLQEYKDCFAWDYDEMPGLSRELVELKLPIRPGRKPVKQAPRRFAPEVFSKIKEEVERLLGAKFIRTARG, from the exons ATGTTAAAAATGCAGGCTCAGGATCCTTTGGAGGAGGTTGATTTAGGAGATGGGACCAAGAAAAGGCCGACGTATGTAAGTTCGTTGATCGATTCGGGTTTTAAGAATCGGATTGTTAGTTTGTTGCAGGAATACAAAGATTGCTTCGCATGGGATTATGACGAAATGCCGGGTTTAAGCCGGGAGTTAGTGGAGTTGAAGTTACCAATTCGGCCTGGTAGGAAACCAGTGAAGCAAGCCCCAAGGAGATTCGCCCCGGAGGTGTTCTCAAAGATAAAAGAGGAAGTGGAGCGCTTACTTGGAGCAAAGTTCATACGAACAGCCAG AGGATGA
- the LOC130728245 gene encoding serine/threonine-protein kinase BSK3-like isoform X2 encodes MLVENEDRIEANDGPAFCEFTLNQLNNATSGFAVENIVSEHGEKAPNVVYKGKLDNQMRIVVKRFNRNAWPDARQFLEEARSVGLLRNQRLANLLGCCCEDDERLLVAEYMPNETLAKHLFHWETQPMKWAMRLRVVLHLAEALEYCTSQGRALYHDLNAYRVLFDEDGNPRLSTFGLMKNSRDGKSYSTNLAFTPPEYLRTGRVTPESVIYSFGTLLLDLLSGKHIPPSHALDLIRDRNLQMLTDSCLEGQFSDDDGTELVRLASRCLQYEPRERPNTKSIVAALTPLQKETEVPSQLLMGIQHSAATVASLSPLGEACSRKDLTAIHEVLEHLGYKDDDGVANELSFQMWTNQIQDTLNSKKTGDAAFQQKDFRLAIESYTQFIDIGTMVSPTVHARRSLCYLMSDMPQEALNDAMQAQVISPVWHIASYLQSVALAGLGMENEAQSALVEGTTLEAKRNTPRK; translated from the exons ATGCTGGTAG AAAATGAGGATAGAATTGAGGCAAATGATGGGCCTGCATTTTGTGAATTTACACTGAATCAACTTAATAATGCAACATCTGGTTTTGCTGTTGAGAATATAGTATCTGAACATGGAGAGAAGGCTCCTAATGTTGTTTATAAAGGGAAGCTGGATAATCAAATGAGGATTGTTGTTAAACGGTTTAATAGAAATGCTTGGCCTGATGCTCGGCAGTTTTTG GAGGAAGCTAGATCAGTTGGTCTACTTCGAAACCAAAGATTGGCAAATTTGCTTGGTTGTTGTTGCGAAGATGATGAGAGGTTGCTTGTAGCTGAATATATGCCCAATGAAACACTTGCAAAACACCTTTTCCATT GGGAAACACAACCTATGAAATGGGCAATGCGACTCAGAGTTGTTCTACATCTTGCAGAAGCTCTTGAATACTGCACAAGCCAAGGGCGTGCCCTCTATCATGACCTTAATGCATATAGAGTTCTATTTGATGAG GATGGTAATCCCAGGCTTTCGACTTTTGGCCTTATGAAGAATAGTAGGGACGGGAAAAGTTATAGCACAAATTTGGCATTTACTCCTCCAGAGTATCTCAGAACTG GGAGAGTTACTCCAGAAAGTGTAATATATAGCTTTGGCACTCTTTTGCTTGATCTTCTTAGTGGGAAGCATATCCCCCCCAGTCAT GCCCTTGATTTGATTCGGGACAGAAATCTTCAGATGCTAACAGATTCTTGTTTGGAAGGACAATtttctgatgatgatggaaCAGAGTTGGTGCGCTTGGCATCTCGATGTTTACAGTATGAACCTAGAGAACGACCTAATACAAAGTCAATAGTGGCTGCTTTGACTCCACTTCAGAAAGAAACAGAG gTTCCTTCACAGTTATTGATGGGTATCCAACATAGTGCTGCTACTGTTGCTTCATTGTCACCCCTTGGGGAAGCATGTTCAAGAAAGGACTTGACTGCCATACATGAAGTTCTCGAACATCTTGGCTACAAAGATGATGATGGAGTGGCAAATGAG CTATCCTTCCAGATGTGGACTAATCAAATACAGGACACACTAAACAGTAAGAAAACCGGGGACGCTGCTTTCCAGCAGAAAGACTTTAGACTAGCTATTGAGAGCTACACGCAG TTCATTGATATTGGAACAATGGTTTCTCCAACTGTCCATGCTCGGCGCAGTTTGTGTTACCTCATGAGTGACATGCCCCAGGAAGCATTGAATGATGCAATGCAAGCACAAGTGATTTCCCCTGTATGGCACATTGCATCTTATCTTCAATCTGTTGCGCTGGCTGGACTCGGAATGGAGAATGAAGCACAATCTGCACTTGTAGAAGGAACAACACTGGAAGCCAAGCGAAATACGCCGCGAAAGTAA
- the LOC130714446 gene encoding uncharacterized protein LOC130714446 — protein sequence MDLSGKTKVFSTLLRLKKEQEFQWMEEHQKAFEEIKASLTTAPVMAPLIRGKPMKLYISASEETIGSVLAQDDEDGIERAIYYLSRILNDAETRYSLVEKLCLCLYFSCTKLKYYIKPIDVTVISHYDIIKHMLFKPILHSRIGKWALALTEFSLSYQHLRAMKGQVIADFLVDHSGSKEQETVVTLKPWEMYFDGSRHKKGTGIGILIISPQGIPTKIKLGIEAECSNNEAEYEALLIGLETALNLGARELLIRGDSELVIKQLTGEYQCVSENLMKYHSKAVKMLRSFDEVELCHIPRIENAEANVLAQIASGYRLPRKKFKELVKVKRKFIPSFKERKVEFEQEVLVISNLDDSDWRKPVVKYLQNPNAPTDRRTKYRALSYLILDDELFKKRGE from the coding sequence ATGGATCTAAGCGGGAAAACCAAGGTATTCTCCACATTGCTTCGACTCAAGAAAGAACAAGAGTTTCAATGGATGGAAGAACATcagaaggcgtttgaggaaatAAAAGCCAGCTTAACAACGGCACCAGTCATGGCTCCTCTCATTCGTGGAAAACCAATGAAACTCTACATTTCGGCATCAGAGGAAACTATTGGCAGTGTGTTGGctcaagatgatgaagatggaatCGAAagggctatatattatttgagcCGAATCCTTAATGATGCCGAAACTAGATATAGTTTAGTagaaaaattgtgtttatgtttgTATTTTTCATGTACTAAACTTAAGTACTATATTAAACCTATTGATGTAACTGTTATTtcccattatgatataataaagcatatGCTGTTCAAGCCCATTCTTCATAGTCGAATTGGAAAGTGGGCGTTGGCCCTTACTGAGTTTTCTTTAAGTTATCAACATTTAAGGGCTATGAAAGGCCAAGTAATAGCTGATTTTTTGGTTGATCATAGTGGGTCGAAAGAACAGGAGACGGTGGTGACGTTGAAACCTTGGGAAATGTATTTCGATGGTTCGAGGCATAAGAAGGGGACCGGGATAGGTATCTTGATAATTTCACCCCAAGGAATCCCGACAAAAATTAAGTTGGGCATCGAAGCTGAGTGTTCGAATAATGAGGCGGAGTATGAAGCTTTATTGATAGGGCTCGAAACGGCTCTAAACTTGGGGGCTAGAGAGCTCTTAATTCGTGGAGATTCAGAGTTGGTTATTAAGCAACTAACTGGTGAATACCAATGCGTTAGTGAGAATTTAATGAAATATCATTCGAAAGCAGTTAAAATGTTAAGAAGTTTTGATGAAGTCGAATTATGTCATATCCCTAGGATCGAGAATGCTGAAGCGAATGTTTTGGCACAAATTGCGTCAGGTTACCGGCTACCTCGGAAAAAGTTTAAAGAGCTAGTAAAGGTCAAAAGAAAGTTTATTCCTAGTTTTAAGGAAAGGAAAGTGGAGTTCGAGCAGGAGGTATTGGTCATTAGTAATTTGGATGATAGTGATTGGAGGAAACCTGTTGTGAAATACTTGCAAAACCCAAATGCACCAACAGATCGAAGAACAAAGTATCGAGCTCTAAGTTACTTGATTTTGGATGAcgaattgtttaaaaaaagGGGTGAATGA